One stretch of Desulfonatronospira thiodismutans ASO3-1 DNA includes these proteins:
- a CDS encoding Druantia anti-phage system protein DruA: MRLPPLVVGLCVGNCQMPYGARLQYLIHTGRPRRELVACVQFSSPAWRIKVRDQWIGWDDSTRSKRLQHVVNNSRFLILARIKNLASMALSRALQHLSVDWFERYGLEPLLVETLVDRQRFLGVAIWLPTGNCLVIPVAGAVRIELANVMAQQLKRCWSFPWSRTL, from the coding sequence ATGAGGCTTCCCCCGCTCGTAGTGGGGTTATGTGTGGGCAACTGTCAGATGCCCTACGGGGCACGGTTGCAATATTTGATACATACTGGCCGACCACGCAGGGAGTTGGTGGCCTGCGTCCAGTTTTCCAGTCCGGCCTGGCGAATAAAGGTGCGTGATCAGTGGATTGGTTGGGATGACAGCACGCGTTCAAAGCGCTTGCAGCATGTGGTCAACAACAGCCGTTTTCTGATCCTGGCCAGGATAAAGAATCTGGCGAGCATGGCTTTGTCCAGGGCGTTGCAGCATCTTAGTGTGGACTGGTTTGAGCGATATGGTCTTGAACCATTGCTTGTGGAGACTCTTGTAGACAGGCAGCGTTTTTTGGGGGTTGCTATCTGGCTTCCAACTGGAAATTGCTTGGTGATACCAGTGGCAGGGGCCGTACGGATCGAGCTTGCAAACGTCATGGCGCAGCAGTTAAAAAGGTGCTGGTCCTTCCCTTGGTCAAGAACGCTGTAA
- a CDS encoding type II toxin-antitoxin system HicA family toxin, producing the protein MPKIPSMSSTELVKLLVKSGAFFVRQGKTDHAIYALTVAHT; encoded by the coding sequence GTGCCTAAGATTCCTTCCATGTCCAGCACTGAACTGGTAAAGCTCCTGGTTAAGTCAGGGGCTTTTTTTGTCAGGCAGGGTAAAACTGATCATGCCATATACGCCCTGACAGTTGCCCACACTTGA
- a CDS encoding DUF2283 domain-containing protein, with translation MKIEYDSKHDLMNIEFLPGEPIVDSLEVNGVVIDYGKDGKIVSIEILDASERTQKDPLGKLDFSVIRDAVAV, from the coding sequence ATGAAGATTGAGTATGATTCAAAGCACGATCTGATGAATATAGAATTTCTCCCAGGGGAGCCCATTGTGGATTCTCTAGAGGTTAACGGAGTTGTTATTGATTACGGCAAAGATGGCAAAATTGTATCCATAGAGATACTTGACGCCTCTGAGAGGACCCAAAAAGACCCGCTGGGAAAGCTGGATTTTTCAGTTATCAGAGACGCTGTAGCTGTTTAA
- the relB gene encoding type II toxin-antitoxin system RelB family antitoxin — MPTSVRLPNEYEQRLDYLAKQTGRSKAFYIKQLIMDHLDDLEDVYLAEQRLEQLRQGNDELIKGDEFWSGLDVDDKVS; from the coding sequence ATGCCTACTTCTGTCCGATTGCCAAACGAATATGAGCAAAGACTGGATTATCTGGCCAAGCAAACGGGGCGCTCCAAAGCGTTTTATATCAAACAACTCATCATGGACCACCTTGATGACCTTGAAGATGTTTACTTGGCTGAACAAAGGCTGGAACAATTGCGGCAAGGCAATGATGAACTAATAAAAGGAGATGAGTTCTGGAGCGGATTAGATGTGGACGATAAAGTATCTTAA
- a CDS encoding type II toxin-antitoxin system HicB family antitoxin, translated as MHEKYTAIVRKSSSEYIAVCLELNLVAQGADLAEVERNLREAIESYLEELSSSPETVVEPMPIQEFIEFLNDTELESSTQPSGKYTLLEVHEAGSCA; from the coding sequence ATGCATGAAAAATATACAGCCATAGTGAGAAAAAGTTCCTCTGAATATATCGCAGTCTGTCTGGAGCTAAACCTTGTTGCTCAGGGAGCGGATTTGGCTGAGGTTGAAAGAAATCTCAGGGAAGCTATAGAGTCCTATCTTGAGGAACTCTCAAGCAGCCCGGAGACAGTTGTCGAACCTATGCCGATCCAGGAATTCATTGAGTTCTTAAATGACACCGAACTTGAGTCCAGTACCCAGCCTTCAGGAAAGTATACTCTGCTGGAAGTTCACGAGGCAGGCAGCTGTGCCTAA
- a CDS encoding type II toxin-antitoxin system RelE family toxin, giving the protein MWTIKYLKSARKDVQKIDPQIRKRVREYLEQRIARLENPRQLGEPLKGQLTKLWRYRVGDYRIVCELRDHELIVIVVRIGHRKNVYKNYDLEL; this is encoded by the coding sequence ATGTGGACGATAAAGTATCTTAAATCCGCTCGGAAAGATGTCCAAAAAATTGACCCTCAAATCCGTAAGCGAGTCCGGGAATATTTGGAGCAACGGATTGCCAGGCTTGAGAATCCACGTCAGCTTGGTGAGCCACTAAAAGGACAGTTGACCAAGCTATGGCGTTACCGAGTTGGAGACTACCGGATTGTTTGTGAACTGCGAGATCACGAGCTGATCGTGATTGTGGTTCGCATAGGACATAGAAAAAATGTGTATAAAAACTACGACCTTGAGCTATAG